The following is a genomic window from Leptospira bouyouniensis.
CGTCTTCCGAAACCCCTGCCATGAGAAGGATATCTTCAGATGCTTCCTCTTCTACGATTTCTAATACATCATCAACAGTGATACGACCAATGATACGGCCTAAATCATCAGTGACGGCAGCACTGACTAAATCATATTTTTTGAATGTATTGGCGACTTCTTCCTGGTCGACATCGTAGTGAAAGGCAAAAACTGAGAAGTTAGTGATCTTTGCTATCTTGGTATTGATAGGAGTGAGGAATAAATCTTTTAAGGGGATAAATCCTTCTAAAACGCCATCTTCGTTTGTTACATAAATTTGGTAAATGTCTTCAATCTCCTTTGCTTTCTTTCGGACATTGATGATACCCTTTCTCACATTGTCCGTGATGGTCACAGTAGCAAAGTCCTTTGACATTAGCCTACCTGCAGAATACTCTCGGAAACCCAATTGTGAACGAATTTCAAAACTGTCGGTTTTACTTAGATTGGCTAGTACAAGTTCTCGTTTAGCACTAGGTAAGTACGAGAGTAGATACGTTGTTTCATCGGTTTCAATATGATCGAGGGTTTTGGAAATTTCATCCACGGAGAGTTCTTCTAAAAAGGACTCGAGTGTTTCCTCTTCCATTTTGACAAGAGAGTATGCTTGGTCTTCATTTGAGAGAAGTCGAAAGAGATATAATTCCTCTTCGCGCTCTAAGTCTTTGAAAAGTGTGACAACGTCAGCAGGGTGAGCCCCATCGAGCATGGACTTAAGGCTCGACTGGTCTTTGGCTTCGATGGAAGATTTGATTTGATTGACAAAATCATCATAAGAGTCACTTTCTCTGTCGATTTTGATTCGGAATTCTGACTCTTTCTTTCTTTCTTCTTCCATAAATCAGCGGATTTCCTGAATTTTCCAATTGACGGTTATGTCACGTGAACCATAGGCTATATCCTATGTCGGCACGAGTTCCTTTTTTGAAAACGAATCTTTTTCTTATCTTACTTTTTTCACAATGTGTCTTGTTTGAACCTAAAATCAACAAAGTTCCAGATGCCTATGTGCGCGAAGAAGTGATGAATTCAGAGCAAAAAAATGCAACGAAGATCCTCACAGACAAAATCATAAAATTAAATAACGAAGTCACAAACCAAAGAAAGGCAAATGCTCTCACTTCACAAGCGATCAAAATTTCTTCTGCCAAAGTAAACAAACATGCTGCCGAAAGGGATTTAAGACGCACAAAAGAAACATACTTTACATTAAAAGAAGATTCAAACGCATCCAAGCGGTATCTAGAAGAAAGCCAAATGTTTGAATTAGAAAGAGCAAAGGAAGAAACCAGATACAAAACTTGGGTTCAAAAGGAAAAGGAAGACAAAGCCTATTTGGAAATGAAAGAAGCAGCGTTGGGCGAACTAATCGCAGAACTAGAGTTAGTTCGATCTGAAATTGCTGTGAAGTTCCAAGAATCCCAAGGTAAAACTCCTGCAGATCCAGAATATATCAAAAAAGAAATTTATGAAACCCAATATGCCGAAAAAAAATCGGAAGCTCGCAGGCGTTTGTCTGATTGGGAACGTATCAAAACAGAAGCACCTAGTCTGCCAAAAGTCAATTTAGAGGATAGTTTTGATGACTCCAAATAAAAATCACCTCCTCTTCCTGAGTGCCACTTGCCTACTTTTTATAGGTATTGTTTCCCCCTCTCATCTTCAAGCTGATTGGGTATATTTTCCATATGAGTATAACCAAATTTACAAAGAAAAATATGCTTTGGAATTGGAACTTGCAGATATCCGTAAACAACACCAAAACGAACTGAATCGTTTAGAAGATGAAAAAAAAGACCTACAATCCCAAATCCGCAATCTCACCGAAGATTTAGAATTAGAAAAACGAAATCGTGCCAAAGAACAAGATGAATATTCCGACAAACTGAGAGACTACGATATGCGTCTCCGTAGTATCGAGAAAAAAGGCACTGATAAAGAAAGAACCTTAGCAGAAGAAAATAGAAAACGCGAAGAAAAAGACAGAGCCGAAATTGATAGTCTTAAACGAAAATTAGAAGAAAAAGAAAGAGAGTGTTTGCAAAAAGAACAAAAACTCCGCGAAACCTACGAATCCAAAATGGATGAGTTGAAAGAAAGGATTCGCAATTTAGAAGAAGAACTGGCAAGTCTTCGCAAACTCACCAAAGAACAAAAACGAGAACTCGAAAGGTTATCCGAACAAACCAAAGAATTTGAAGAAAAATTAGCAAAAGAAATCACTTCAGGCCAAATCCGTCTGAAGCGTTTTCACAACAAACTCATCATCAATATTGATGATAAAATTTCCT
Proteins encoded in this region:
- the mgtE gene encoding magnesium transporter; the encoded protein is MEEERKKESEFRIKIDRESDSYDDFVNQIKSSIEAKDQSSLKSMLDGAHPADVVTLFKDLEREEELYLFRLLSNEDQAYSLVKMEEETLESFLEELSVDEISKTLDHIETDETTYLLSYLPSAKRELVLANLSKTDSFEIRSQLGFREYSAGRLMSKDFATVTITDNVRKGIINVRKKAKEIEDIYQIYVTNEDGVLEGFIPLKDLFLTPINTKIAKITNFSVFAFHYDVDQEEVANTFKKYDLVSAAVTDDLGRIIGRITVDDVLEIVEEEASEDILLMAGVSEDERLSTPILQSVKRRIIWLNVNLLTAFVSSTVVAFFEDTISQIVVLATLMPIVAGLGGNAGTQSVTVVIRNIATGDLSFSNWWDAVRKEFTIGVLNGLALGTVTFSMIYLVKGNLTLGLVVGTAMFVNMIVASLVGSLVPIILKGMKIDPAIASSIFVTATTDVCGFFFFLGLATIFAKYLV
- a CDS encoding OmpA family protein, which translates into the protein MTPNKNHLLFLSATCLLFIGIVSPSHLQADWVYFPYEYNQIYKEKYALELELADIRKQHQNELNRLEDEKKDLQSQIRNLTEDLELEKRNRAKEQDEYSDKLRDYDMRLRSIEKKGTDKERTLAEENRKREEKDRAEIDSLKRKLEEKERECLQKEQKLRETYESKMDELKERIRNLEEELASLRKLTKEQKRELERLSEQTKEFEEKLAKEITSGQIRLKRFHNKLIINIDDKISFDSGSSELKPAILPAIEKIRDILASYPENYIVVEGHTDNVPIKTKFRNNWHLSSERALAVLEFILQNKSLNPKNFSSAGYGEYQPIVPNSTKENKALNRRVDIVVIPRGANSLGNNND